The DNA region GCAAACAGGCAGAAGATAATCGACAATGCTGCAAAGCTGGAGATACCTATAAAGATATTTGAAACGAAGATATTCGATTCTGTGGTGAACGTTAAGCAGAACCCCTGCTACCTCTGTGCCAGGATGCGTCGCGGATACCTTTATAAAAACGCTCAGGAACTGGGTTGTAATAAGATAGCACTGGGACATCATTTCGATGACGTTATCGAAACGATAGTTATGGGTATGCTCTACGGTTCACAGGTACAGACCATGATGCCCAAGATACACAGCGAGAATTTCGAGGGTATGCAGCTGATACGCCCTTTATATATGGTGCGCGAAGAGGATATCATAAACTGGTGCAAGTATAACGGTCTTTCATTTATACAGTGCGCCTGCCGCTTCACCGAGGAAAGGGAAGTATACGAGGACGGCAGCAGTAATTCCAAGCGGCAGGAAGTCAAGGAACTGCTGAAAAAACTCCGTCAGGTCAGCCCTGCTATAGATAAGAACATTTTCAGAAGCGTTGAAAATGTCAATCTTCAGACCATAATCAGTTATCACATTGGTGATGAGTACCACCATTTCCTTGATGATTACGACAAAGGAAGAAGCGTCCGCGGAACTATCGCGGGAAGCGATGAATAAAAGATATGGATAAGTCCGAAAGTTTAAGTTGCTTTCGGACTTAATTTTTTTGATCAAATTCAGGTAAAATCGTCTTAATTATCTGATGAATTTCAACAAATCTAAAGAATAATTAGCTTTAAAAATAAATTTCTCTTTACATCTCAAGTTTAATGTGATATAATGATTAAAAGTAGATGGAAGAACCTTGATTGAATCATGTAATATGTATAATTAAAGGGAGTGGTGATTGTGTTGTTTTTTGGAAAAAAGAAAAAAGATAAAACCAGACACTCGCCCCAGTATTATGTAGTAAACGACTGGTGCAAAGAACATGAGAATGAGATAGCTGAGATCAGGAATTATATATCTATGGAGGTTGCACAGGGAAAAAGGCTCTCTTCGGCACTTCTGATAGAAGCCTGTCTGGAAAGGTCCATATCAATGCCTTTTCCTTACAAGGATCTGCTGAAATACGGCAGGGTAAGACTATTCTGATAAGAAAATAACGAAAAACGGGAGGTCACATACAACGACCTCCCGTTTTTTTATTGCATAGTTTTTTGAGTGTGCAAGCGTTTATACTTACATTATTTAATGAATATGCCGTGCGCAAGCTGCTTATTGCGCCAGCGTTTTTGCAGCCTTCGGGCTGCCGCGAAGTCATAGTGCAATCACCTCTTTTCTTGATGGGCTGCGGCGGCAGTGGTATCGGCTGCGCCGCGCGTAGTGTTGGCTTACGGTACTTTATGCCGTATACCGTAAGTACATCTAAAGGTTATGTCTGCGGAGCAACAGACGCAGGATCATTTTGCATCGGGTGATCGGTCCGATGTCAGCCGCTGTTATCCGCTTCGTTTCCTTTCACCGACAGTATAGCACGTATCCCGAGGTATTGCAAGGGATAAAGCTGGATTTTAACCGCTTGTTGTCAAACTGGAAGACCTTGTTTTCATTTCGCAAGACTTTTATTAGAATATCATCACAATTTTTCACATTACTATTAGATTTCTGTTCAAAGAGGATAAAATTCAAGCTGAATGGATTTATTTGGATACATATTAATATAATACTGCTTTTTTGATATTGCAATCGGTCATATAAGTTAATTAAATGGTAACATATCAAACACAAAATTTTCATGCGAGGATAGTATAATAGGCTATGGAATTTTGACAGATGTATAAAAATTCGATTAATGTATAAAATTCGTATGTTTGTAAGAATTTTGGATAGATGTATTATTTGAAGGATATTGGCAGGTTTATCGTATGAAAAAGCTTTATATATTCGATCTTGACGGCACGCTGGCGGATTCGCTTTGCGATCTGGCAGATTCGGTAAATATCGTGCTGGAGAGACATGGTTTTCCCACTCATGATACCGAAAAATACAAGTACTTCGTCGGCAACGGCGCAGTGAAACTGATAGAGCGCGTCCTCCCGGAAGATAGGCGCACCCCCGAGGTGATACAGGCTGTTCACGCAGAGTATTCTAAGGTATATGCCGAGAGGATGCTGTGCAAGACCAAGCCCTATGATGGCATAAAAGAATTACTTGCTGAACTGAAAGGGCGTGGCTGTAAGCTGGCTGTGGCTTCAAACAAGCCTGATGACTGTACTGTCAATGTGGTTGAATCGCTCTTCGGAAAGGATATTTTCGACACCATACACGGCAAGCGCGAGGGAGTACCAACCAAGCCCTCACCTGATATAATGTATCAGATAATGGAAGAACTTGGCTTTGAACCCGATGAATGTATACATTCGGGGGATTCAAATGTAGATGTGGCTACAGCCCACAATGCGGGTATAGAATGTATCGGCTGTACGTGGGGATTCCGTACCGAGGAAGAACTGATAACAGCGGGAGCAGACCATATAGTCCGCACACCAAAAGATATACTGAAATACTGAATAGAAAAATGGAGGCAAATTTATGTCCGAGATGAACGATTTTTATAAACAGTTCGTCAATGTAGAGGTTGACGAGAAAGGCACGCTTAAAAAGTTCGAGCTGAATCTGAAAGATGATTTCAACTTTGGTTATGACGTTATCGACGAACTTGCAAGGCGCTATCCCGATAAAAAGATGCTTCACTGGGTAAACGACCACGGCGGTGAGAGGGAATTCACCTATGCAGAGATGAGCAGACTGTCAAACCAGTGCGCCAATATGATGCTGGCTCACGGCGTTAAAAAGGGCGATATGCTGCTGGCAGTGCTGAAAAGACATTACGAGTTCTGGATACTGGCTTACGGTCTTATAAAGATAGGATGCATACTTATCCCTGCGACTTCTCAGCTGATGCCCAAGGACTATGTATACCGTTTCAATGCGGCGGGTGTGAAGTACGTCTGCGCTACTTATTTTGATGAAGTTGCGGATCGTATAGATACAGCCTGCAAAAAGTACGATGGCATAAAGGAGAAATTCATCTGCCGCGGACAGAAAGATGGCTGGACAGATTTTATGGCGGAATTGTCCAAATATCCCGACACTCTTGAAAAGCAGGAAATGTCCAAAAACGACTATATGCTGGCATATTTCAGCTCAGGAACAACAGGTCAGCCAAAGATGGCTATCCATGCTAACGCTTATGCGGCAGGTTCAATAACCACTGCAAAGTACTGGCACCATGTTGATGAAACTTCCATTCACCTGACAGTTTCCGAGTCGGGCTGGGCAAAATGCGCATGGGGCAAGATGTTCGGTCAGCTGATATGCGGAGCTGAAGAATTCATATATGATATGGACAGATTCCACCCCGACAAGATGCTGAAAGTTTTGCAGGACTACAATATAACTTCATTCTGCGCTCCGCCCACTATGTACAGGTTCTTTATAAAGGAAGGTCTGGGCAATTACGACCTTTCGGGCATAAAGTACAGCTGTATCGCAGGTGAGGCACTTAATGCAGAGGTATTCAACCGCTGGAAGGAGTACACTGGTCTGGAACTGATGGAAGGCTTCGGACAGACCGAGAGCGTTGTTATCGTTGCGAATTTCTACGGAATGAAGCCCAAACCCGGTTCCATGGGCAAGCCCTCGCCTCTTTACGATGTTGATATCATCCGCAAGGACGGCACCAGCTGTGATGTTGGTGAAACAGGCGAGATAATCATAAGGGCTGAAAGAGGAAAGCATCCCGCACTCTTCAAGGAGTATTACAACAATCCCGAACTTACCGACAACGCATGGCGCGGCGGCATCTACCATACAGGTGATACTGCTTACCGCGACGAGGACGGATATTTCTGGTATGTTGGAAGAACCGACGACCTTATAAAGGCATCAGGCTACCGTATAGGACCTTTCGAGATAGAGAGCATACTTATGGAACATCCCTCAGTAATGGAAGTTGCTGTTACTGCCGCCGATGACGAGATACGCGGCAAGGTCGTTAAAGCGACTATCGTGCTTGCAAAGGGTTATACTGGTTCTCCCGAACTTGTAAAAGAATTGCAGACTTATGTAAAGAAGTCCACTGCGCCATACAAGTACCCCCGTATCATCGAATTTGTTGATGAACTTCCCAAGACCGACAGCGGTAAGATACGCCGTGTTGAGATAAGGGACAACGACCACAGAAAGTATGAGGAAGCTCATAATAACTGATAAATACTACACGGACAGCGTTTTTTGACGCTGTCCGTTTTTGTATATCCGTCATTTGCTGTTACAGACATTGTAAAATTGATTTGTGTAAAATGACATGAAAATATTGAAAAAGTTCTTGCATTTTGTTGATAAATGTGTTATTATATAATGTATAGTGTGCGGGGTGTTCCGCACAAAGAATACATAAAGAGGGACACATTATGAAACTCATTTCGGTAATATTCATGAACCTTTTGGGTTATGATATACTTATATTTTTTGCGGCTTTTTTTACAGCAGTGGTATATCGCCGTCTGAAGCATTCGGCTGATAAACTGTACAAAAAAATGCACTTGACGGTCTTCGTTCCGGATGGCGGAGCATCACGGCGAGAAGCTGACAAGGACATATCGGGAATTAGAGAGCAGGATATAGTGGCGATGAGGAACCACACGGGCAAGCTGTATTCGCTGTTCGTGAACCTTACGGGAATATTCCCTCTGCTGGGAATACTCGGCACGGTAATTTCCCTGCTGAGTCTTGTTTCGGACAGCACCAATGTTACGGGCAATTTCTACGGCGCACTGACTTCCACATTCTGGGGTCTGGTGTTCGCTATAATATTCAAGTTCCTTGACGGCATAGTTTCCGCTAAGATAGAGGACAACGAAAAGAGCGTTGAACTTTATCTTACAAGAAATTTCCGCAACAGGCAGGAGGACGTTGAGCCCGATCCTGCACCGACACCGAGAAAAGTCAGCACCATAAAGGAAAAGCCCGCGGTGATGGAGGAGTATAAAAGCACTGTTTCACCGAAGAAGAGCCTGAAAATGATGGGCAGTCTTTTCGGTATCACAGATGACGATGAGGATATCCCCGAGTATAAGGAAGAAACGCAGAAAAGCGGGTCGTCAAAAAAGGGCGTAGCTCTGCTGAATGAGCTTTTCGGAATGTCCGAGGGTGATGAAGATGAGGAAAAATAAAGGCATCATCATCGAACTGACCGCGCTTCTTGACGTTATATTCATCATGCTTTTCTGGATGATGATAAACGTGCAGGAAGGAAGTACAAAAGTCCGCGAGGACGCTGACAGCCGTATCGCACAAGCAGAAGCCGAGGTGGTACAGGTCAGGGAAGAAGCCGAAGAAAAGCTGGAAAATATGAGAAAACAGGCTGACAGCGAGATCAAAAAAGCGCAGGATAGGGCTGATAATCTCAACAGGGACGCCGCCGCTAATCAGCGGGCGCTGGAAAATTTCGGCAAAGGGCTGATGCTGACCATAAATTTGAAGTATTCACCCGGGGGTGAGCTTATCGTCACAAACGGCGATACCGAGCTTGCAAGAACTGCTGTGACTTCGGAGAACGATGTTTATTCGGCGATAAGTCAGGCGATGACAAAAGCAGGTATCGTCAGTGATGATGTGGTGCTGTGCGCCTTTGTATACGACGGAAGCCGCGCACTTTTTCGCGATGTTTCGGAGATAAGTGATGCAGTGAACAGGCTTGGTAAAAGCTACAAGAATTTCTACTGCACCTTTATAAATACTGCAAGATAACAGGAGGATAAAACTATGAGCATAGAGAAAGAGGTTGAGAAGATGTACAGAGAAGACGCTGAAAAGCAAAAGAAAAATCAGAAAAAGAAGAAAAGCGGTCGTGCTGCAACTATCATTGTGCTGATACTTATCGTGATACTGGCACTGCTGCTGGCGAAGCTGCTGGGTCTGTTTGACGGAAGCGGATTTGGTTTCGGCGGAAAGGGCAAGGAGACCGAAGACGGCAGCGGTACTCCCGACAGAGCTGTTGTGGTATCTGCAGAGGAAGACGAAAGCTCTGAGGCTGAGGTGAAAAAGGTATATGACAACATCAAGGTATCAGGCAGCACATACCTCTACAAGGGCAGTGAAGTAAGTCTTGAAGACATTAAAGACACATTCTCAATGGAAAAGATGAACAAGGAAGTTGTTGCTCTCATCGAGGATG from Ruminococcus albus AD2013 includes:
- a CDS encoding MotA/TolQ/ExbB proton channel family protein, producing MKLISVIFMNLLGYDILIFFAAFFTAVVYRRLKHSADKLYKKMHLTVFVPDGGASRREADKDISGIREQDIVAMRNHTGKLYSLFVNLTGIFPLLGILGTVISLLSLVSDSTNVTGNFYGALTSTFWGLVFAIIFKFLDGIVSAKIEDNEKSVELYLTRNFRNRQEDVEPDPAPTPRKVSTIKEKPAVMEEYKSTVSPKKSLKMMGSLFGITDDDEDIPEYKEETQKSGSSKKGVALLNELFGMSEGDEDEEK
- a CDS encoding AMP-binding protein — translated: MSEMNDFYKQFVNVEVDEKGTLKKFELNLKDDFNFGYDVIDELARRYPDKKMLHWVNDHGGEREFTYAEMSRLSNQCANMMLAHGVKKGDMLLAVLKRHYEFWILAYGLIKIGCILIPATSQLMPKDYVYRFNAAGVKYVCATYFDEVADRIDTACKKYDGIKEKFICRGQKDGWTDFMAELSKYPDTLEKQEMSKNDYMLAYFSSGTTGQPKMAIHANAYAAGSITTAKYWHHVDETSIHLTVSESGWAKCAWGKMFGQLICGAEEFIYDMDRFHPDKMLKVLQDYNITSFCAPPTMYRFFIKEGLGNYDLSGIKYSCIAGEALNAEVFNRWKEYTGLELMEGFGQTESVVIVANFYGMKPKPGSMGKPSPLYDVDIIRKDGTSCDVGETGEIIIRAERGKHPALFKEYYNNPELTDNAWRGGIYHTGDTAYRDEDGYFWYVGRTDDLIKASGYRIGPFEIESILMEHPSVMEVAVTAADDEIRGKVVKATIVLAKGYTGSPELVKELQTYVKKSTAPYKYPRIIEFVDELPKTDSGKIRRVEIRDNDHRKYEEAHNN
- a CDS encoding tRNA lysidine(34) synthetase, whose amino-acid sequence is MEIPNDIELSLVKKFRQGIWSRFLKGIKDYQLIQEGDKIAVCISGGKDSMMMAVCMKRLQRYSKVPFDVEYIVMDPGYAPANRQKIIDNAAKLEIPIKIFETKIFDSVVNVKQNPCYLCARMRRGYLYKNAQELGCNKIALGHHFDDVIETIVMGMLYGSQVQTMMPKIHSENFEGMQLIRPLYMVREEDIINWCKYNGLSFIQCACRFTEEREVYEDGSSNSKRQEVKELLKKLRQVSPAIDKNIFRSVENVNLQTIISYHIGDEYHHFLDDYDKGRSVRGTIAGSDE
- a CDS encoding HAD family hydrolase; the encoded protein is MKKLYIFDLDGTLADSLCDLADSVNIVLERHGFPTHDTEKYKYFVGNGAVKLIERVLPEDRRTPEVIQAVHAEYSKVYAERMLCKTKPYDGIKELLAELKGRGCKLAVASNKPDDCTVNVVESLFGKDIFDTIHGKREGVPTKPSPDIMYQIMEELGFEPDECIHSGDSNVDVATAHNAGIECIGCTWGFRTEEELITAGADHIVRTPKDILKY